One genomic window of Ilyobacter polytropus DSM 2926 includes the following:
- a CDS encoding thymidine kinase, translated as MHFLLTEGMGWIEVITGGMFSGKSEELIRRLIRSKYASQKVVAFKHSIDKRYDESNVVSHSSIFIEGVPAASVKEMEKIFYEKYSDAEVIGIDEVQFFGEPVVEFCEKLSDMGKRVIVAGLDQDFRGEPFEPIDSLLAKAEYVDKLSAICAVCGNPASRTQRLVNGEPAYYNDPVVLVGASESYEARCRKCHVVKREDNKEGKLYFIVGTDTDIGKTYAGLKLVKQEMDKGLKVTAIKPVETGSETFPENLEGSDSYAYARLLGKNVEDVNIFFYKKPMSPDAAAEADETSVDIKTIKEKIDKELLENDVVFVEGAGGLLVPFVENYMYLDLLVDYRKKSEVILISGNVLGTINHTLLTIDVLKRNDIKIKGVVFNNKENIEDKKFLKNNVETVKRIGKVEILAENEYGE; from the coding sequence GTGCACTTTTTACTCACAGAGGGAATGGGTTGGATAGAGGTAATAACAGGAGGAATGTTTTCTGGAAAAAGTGAGGAGCTAATAAGAAGACTTATACGTTCTAAATATGCCAGTCAAAAGGTAGTGGCATTTAAACATTCTATAGATAAAAGATATGATGAAAGCAATGTTGTGTCTCACAGCAGCATATTCATAGAGGGAGTTCCAGCTGCTTCGGTAAAAGAGATGGAAAAGATATTTTATGAAAAATATAGCGATGCCGAAGTAATTGGTATAGATGAAGTACAGTTTTTCGGAGAGCCTGTAGTTGAGTTCTGTGAGAAACTCTCAGATATGGGAAAAAGAGTAATAGTAGCAGGTTTAGATCAGGATTTCAGAGGTGAACCATTTGAACCGATAGATTCTCTTCTTGCAAAAGCAGAGTATGTAGATAAACTAAGTGCTATATGTGCAGTGTGTGGAAACCCGGCATCTAGAACTCAGAGGCTTGTAAACGGAGAACCTGCATACTACAATGATCCAGTGGTTTTGGTAGGGGCAAGTGAATCTTATGAAGCAAGGTGCAGGAAATGTCATGTGGTAAAGAGAGAGGATAACAAAGAGGGGAAACTCTACTTTATAGTGGGGACGGACACTGATATAGGAAAAACTTATGCAGGTCTAAAACTTGTAAAACAAGAGATGGATAAAGGACTTAAGGTAACAGCTATAAAACCTGTGGAAACAGGAAGTGAAACCTTTCCTGAGAATCTGGAAGGATCGGATTCTTATGCTTATGCAAGGCTACTGGGAAAAAACGTAGAGGATGTAAATATTTTCTTCTATAAAAAGCCTATGTCTCCTGATGCTGCTGCAGAAGCAGACGAAACATCAGTGGATATAAAAACTATAAAAGAAAAGATAGACAAAGAACTCCTTGAAAATGATGTGGTATTTGTAGAGGGAGCTGGAGGACTTTTAGTACCTTTTGTGGAAAATTATATGTATCTAGATCTTCTTGTAGACTATAGAAAAAAATCAGAGGTTATACTGATCTCAGGAAATGTCCTTGGAACAATTAATCATACTTTGTTAACCATAGATGTGTTGAAAAGAAATGATATAAAGATAAAAGGTGTAGTATTTAATAACAAAGAAAATATAGAAGATAAGAAGTTTTTGAAAAATAATGTGGAGACGGTAAAAAGGATCGGGAAGGTGGAGATCTTGGCTGAAAATGAATATGGAGAATAA
- a CDS encoding serine dehydratase subunit alpha family protein, which translates to MTSDLIIKQVLNIMHEEIIPAEGCTEPIAIAYTASRAVDILGDLPDKLDIYVSGNMVKNVKSAIVPNSGGMSGIESAAALGAFGGNSKKKLLVISNVEKEDVKKARGFIKEGNVNVKLIDSDIKLYVKVVAHHMEESASVEIKHIHTNITEVTKDGKVIISRPCNDADFNSSLSDREVLSVQLIYDLAKTLDIDLIEPIFSKVVELNSAIANEGLNEVYGANIGTMIQENINKGIYGDDSRNRAASFAAAGSDARMSGCPLPVMTTSGSGNQGMTASLPIVSYCRDRNISKEKMIRALFLSHALTIHIKTNVGRLSAYCGAVCAAAGVSGALAFLENGDLKAVEDALTNTLANISGLICDGAKASCAFKIATGIYAAFDSALLALDRRVFNPADGIVSKNIEETIKNIGRLSQEGMAETDKVILDIMSAI; encoded by the coding sequence ATGACTAGTGATTTGATTATTAAGCAAGTGTTAAATATTATGCATGAGGAGATTATACCTGCCGAAGGATGTACAGAGCCTATTGCAATTGCCTACACAGCATCTAGGGCTGTGGATATTTTAGGAGACTTACCTGATAAACTAGATATCTATGTCTCAGGAAATATGGTTAAAAATGTAAAAAGCGCTATAGTTCCAAATAGCGGTGGAATGTCTGGAATTGAATCTGCTGCTGCCCTGGGGGCTTTTGGAGGAAATTCAAAAAAGAAACTTCTTGTAATCAGCAATGTCGAAAAAGAAGATGTAAAAAAAGCAAGAGGATTTATCAAAGAGGGAAATGTTAATGTCAAACTAATTGATAGTGACATTAAGTTATATGTAAAAGTAGTAGCACACCATATGGAAGAAAGTGCAAGTGTTGAAATAAAACATATTCATACCAATATAACAGAAGTTACAAAGGACGGAAAAGTTATTATTAGTAGGCCATGTAATGATGCTGATTTTAATTCATCCCTATCAGACAGAGAGGTACTGAGTGTGCAATTAATTTATGACCTGGCAAAAACACTTGATATTGATCTGATAGAACCTATTTTTTCAAAGGTAGTCGAATTAAATTCTGCTATAGCCAACGAGGGTCTTAATGAAGTCTATGGTGCTAATATAGGTACAATGATTCAGGAAAATATAAATAAAGGAATTTATGGTGATGATTCTAGAAACAGAGCGGCAAGTTTTGCTGCTGCAGGAAGTGATGCTAGAATGAGTGGATGCCCTCTCCCTGTTATGACTACAAGTGGAAGTGGGAATCAAGGAATGACAGCTTCTCTGCCAATCGTAAGTTACTGCAGAGATAGAAATATTTCTAAAGAAAAAATGATAAGAGCCTTATTTTTATCACATGCTTTAACTATTCATATTAAAACCAATGTGGGAAGATTATCTGCCTATTGCGGAGCCGTCTGTGCAGCAGCAGGTGTCAGCGGGGCGTTGGCATTTTTAGAAAATGGTGATCTGAAAGCAGTTGAGGATGCTCTTACTAATACCTTAGCAAATATCTCTGGGTTGATTTGTGACGGTGCAAAGGCTTCATGTGCTTTTAAGATAGCAACTGGAATTTACGCAGCTTTTGATTCTGCACTGCTCGCTCTAGACAGAAGGGTATTTAATCCTGCAGATGGAATAGTAAGTAAAAATATTGAGGAAACAATAAAAAACATCGGTAGATTATCACAAGAGGGGATGGCTGAGACAGATAAGGTGATTTTAGATATCATGTCAGCTATCTAA
- a CDS encoding PLP-dependent aminotransferase family protein yields the protein MKKFDLTVDKKSPIPVYKQIYECIKNKIDRAELVENQKLPSIRQLSIKLNINNLTILKAYNLLESENYIYKKQGTGAFVKKKEMLLYFTPPKELMESFQYHEAESPSSEYKKYHMFIDFVSGSPSKDILPYDEFKELTKVVFEKNGAEMFGYHDTQGYKRLRCFLSRKLEKQGISVSDKNIQITSGSQQGIDILIRTLVSKRNNKIITGNPTYHGALNNFKKECKVFGVSVEKDGFDMKELEEILSTENINFIYTMINYQSPTGICWSEEKKKQLIKLAEKYNTYIIEDDCLSEIYFGDKQKSTLKSLDKDNTRVIYIKSFSKVIMPGLRMGYMIVPDEFIDQVVTAKFTSDISSSGFEQRMLFEFLKDDYISDHFKKLRKIYKARYEFTLDQINKSKYLDLVYPIQGGVHCWIRLPDKINSNIFFIKCRSKGVSILPGTVFFFEQMGHEYFRLSFASVNENEIKNGIDTMNKVIEEMLYYNQSKENL from the coding sequence ATGAAAAAGTTTGATTTAACCGTAGATAAAAAATCACCGATACCTGTTTATAAGCAGATATATGAGTGTATCAAAAATAAAATTGACAGAGCCGAGCTAGTTGAAAATCAAAAGCTTCCCTCTATAAGGCAGCTCTCAATAAAACTAAATATAAATAATTTAACGATACTAAAGGCTTATAATCTCCTTGAATCTGAAAATTACATATATAAAAAACAGGGAACCGGTGCCTTTGTAAAGAAAAAAGAGATGCTCTTGTACTTTACCCCTCCGAAAGAGCTCATGGAAAGTTTTCAGTATCACGAGGCAGAATCACCCTCTTCTGAATACAAAAAATATCATATGTTCATCGATTTTGTAAGTGGGAGTCCATCAAAGGATATCTTACCCTATGATGAATTTAAAGAGCTCACAAAGGTAGTTTTTGAGAAAAATGGAGCTGAAATGTTTGGCTATCATGACACACAGGGTTATAAAAGACTTAGGTGTTTTTTAAGTAGAAAGCTTGAAAAACAAGGGATATCTGTATCTGATAAAAATATCCAAATAACATCTGGCTCCCAACAGGGAATAGATATTCTTATTAGAACACTGGTTTCAAAGAGAAATAATAAAATAATTACGGGAAATCCCACTTATCATGGAGCTCTCAACAATTTTAAAAAAGAGTGTAAAGTTTTTGGAGTGTCAGTTGAAAAAGACGGCTTTGACATGAAAGAACTAGAAGAGATACTGTCTACTGAAAATATTAACTTCATATACACTATGATAAATTACCAATCTCCAACTGGAATATGTTGGAGTGAGGAAAAAAAGAAACAGCTAATAAAGTTGGCTGAAAAATACAACACCTATATAATCGAAGATGACTGTCTCTCTGAGATATATTTTGGTGACAAACAAAAGTCAACATTAAAATCTCTAGATAAAGATAATACAAGAGTAATATATATCAAAAGTTTTTCTAAGGTTATCATGCCCGGCCTTCGAATGGGATATATGATAGTTCCAGACGAATTTATCGACCAGGTTGTTACGGCAAAATTCACCTCAGATATATCGTCTTCAGGTTTTGAGCAGAGAATGTTATTTGAATTTTTAAAAGACGATTATATTTCTGACCATTTTAAAAAGTTAAGAAAGATTTATAAGGCTCGATATGAGTTTACACTTGATCAGATAAATAAAAGCAAATATTTGGATTTAGTATACCCTATCCAAGGTGGTGTCCATTGCTGGATAAGACTCCCAGACAAAATAAACAGTAACATATTTTTTATAAAATGCCGATCTAAAGGGGTTTCCATACTCCCTGGAACAGTTTTTTTCTTTGAACAGATGGGACATGAGTATTTTAGACTTAGTTTTGCTTCTGTTAATGAGAACGAGATTAAAAACGGAATCGATACAATGAATAAAGTAATAGAAGAGATGCTTTATTATAATCAATCAAAAGAAAATTTATAA
- a CDS encoding ABC transporter ATP-binding protein — translation MEERILKVEDLKVYFPVKKGILKKTVGYIKAVDGISFDLKPGETIGLVGESGCGKTSTGKALVRLNPIHEGKVYYNGQSLTELKDEEFNKLRPDIQMIFQDPFSSLNPRMTVGEIIGEPLKFHRKNEDVTELVIKYMELTGLRKEYLKRYPHEFSGGQRQRIGIARALALEPKLIIADEPVSALDVSIQAQIINLMMKLQKELNLSYIFIAHDLSVVKHISDRIVVMYLGNVMEISPSKKLYSEPFHPYTKSLIASIPVPEPGKKGKREFLQGEIPSPLNSPVGCKFSTRCKYADDLCKEKRPILEIVEGEHQIACHHWRKINNVE, via the coding sequence ATGGAAGAAAGAATTTTGAAAGTAGAAGACTTGAAAGTTTATTTTCCTGTTAAAAAAGGGATATTGAAGAAGACTGTCGGTTACATAAAGGCCGTTGACGGGATATCATTTGATTTGAAACCAGGTGAAACAATTGGACTTGTAGGTGAGTCAGGATGCGGAAAAACTTCTACGGGAAAAGCCTTGGTGAGGCTTAATCCGATTCATGAAGGAAAGGTATATTATAATGGGCAAAGCCTTACTGAATTAAAAGATGAGGAATTTAATAAATTAAGACCAGATATTCAGATGATATTTCAGGATCCCTTTTCATCTCTAAACCCTAGAATGACAGTTGGGGAGATAATAGGGGAACCTCTGAAATTTCATAGAAAAAATGAGGATGTAACTGAACTGGTAATTAAATACATGGAGTTAACAGGGTTGAGGAAGGAATATCTAAAGAGATATCCCCATGAGTTCTCAGGAGGTCAAAGACAGAGAATAGGTATTGCAAGAGCTCTTGCATTAGAACCTAAACTTATAATTGCAGATGAACCTGTGTCAGCACTAGATGTTTCCATTCAGGCACAAATTATTAACCTGATGATGAAATTGCAGAAAGAGTTAAACCTTTCATATATCTTTATTGCACATGATTTATCAGTTGTAAAGCATATTTCTGACAGGATAGTGGTAATGTACCTTGGAAACGTTATGGAAATTAGCCCTTCAAAAAAACTTTATTCAGAGCCTTTTCATCCTTATACAAAATCACTTATTGCAAGTATACCTGTCCCCGAGCCTGGGAAAAAAGGAAAAAGAGAATTTTTACAAGGTGAGATTCCTTCACCTCTCAATTCTCCTGTAGGATGTAAATTTTCTACAAGATGTAAATATGCAGATGATTTATGTAAAGAGAAAAGACCTATACTTGAAATTGTTGAGGGAGAGCATCAGATTGCCTGTCACCACTGGAGAAAAATTAACAATGTTGAATAA